The DNA sequence taggtcaattgagctatttcaattagagtttggttgattgaggactattgagatattgatatttcatgctttaatgatttgatgattttaaaagttttatctgaagatgtcatttgaaaataattattgattttctattttcttatgtttatgatattgatatgatgagtatcatgtagtagatgtaactagaccagtgatttaaaaaggcgctcgggcgagctgaggcgaggcccgagcgcctcgctaaacttccaggcagcgcacttcaaagaggcgccgcctaggcactcgcccgagcccaggcgctgggcgcttcgggcgagcgcctcggttaaaccaggcgaccgaacaaggattttaggtctggtttggtctccggtagttagttggtttaatcgaaccaactaaaaccgatatcagttgtcgttgcccaaccctaaccctgctcattGCCGCTGTCGCTCTtgctcccgttgctcgccgctgtcgctgctcgcaaccgCTACCGctatcgccgctcctgctcccgctaccattgctcgccgctgccgctgtcgctggtcccgctcccgctgccgctgcctccttacactcccgctcccgctgcctccttacactcccgctgccgctatctccttacattcccgctcccgctgctgctgtcgcttccccttttctcagtcagcaccctcttacactcttccttcttctccttctgtatactgttaacagtatacaacagtatactgtatactgttaatattgttagatttatttgaaattattaattttgatattatgattttgtatcttagattttcttaatttaatagtatatttttatttaaaattttaaataattatattatatatttttatattttagcgcctcgcttcgctcaggcgagcgcctagcgcttcGGGCGTTGGACCTTAGCGCATTTTAGCGCCtatcgctttttaaatcactgaactagactagtagttcacattagGAGTGCAACTTGTGAAAGGAGCCACGGGCCCATCACAAtgtggagccaccaatgaacatagtctagcatATTTACATCAtgtatggtctctcataatatttaatcatattgatttcttgatgtatgcatgagtgattggatgagtgtaaatgaatgatcatggatgtttatgtatctctgccgagggcaggtatggcgattcccttcggggattagcaggTCGTCAGACATGATAGTTAGAcgattcctccatccgctgttgggaggaacgtgtccccacttgggcgggtgagggataccactccatctgctgttaggagtgcgatatggattatctccatccgctgttgggaggaatccatcccatggaatatgcctcttcatctgttgttgggagagtgcaccattgggtgatgtacgcctttgttattatgtatgtgttgcatgtggctgatgcatgattttgtttattatgtaagaaattattatttttctgatgcataagttttatgatgaatagatatattttcttattgaattattgatacttgtttatatttcatgaatattgaatatTAACTTTATAATTTTTCTGAGGTTCCTACCTGCATGTGTGGTTGctaatatgtttttattttatatctattttcagagtaatttactactgtgtaatagatctgaagcttggatggaagagacttgtgaccctatCAAGAAGATGTTGTCATTTTTTCtggttaataaaatatttactactgtaaagacagatttgaattcaaagacgaatgaaaagaaaaggagaaagtttattatataaattatggataataaaatactgatttattattctttttataaattcgggatgtgacaATCTAGGACTTAAAACATGACAAAACAACTTGAACAGTTTTTAGTTAAAGTACAAAGTTGCATTACCAAAGACAATAGTTAAAATTAAAGGCTAAAAAATTCTAGGTCTACCACTGAAGAaaattcaaaatctaaaaaaataatactGTTAATAAATCTAAGGTTTATCTGTTTAACCAACATGTGAATGGAGCTCATGGATGTAAATCAATAAGCATGCATGCAACTTATGTTTGTATGACATCCTTCCTCATGTCCTTTTCCGTCATTACACAATCATAGAGAAAGACCCTTCaactaatttatggaatatgcatTGTGCAGGAAGTTTAACGTTTTATGGGACTAGTCaactttcaaaattttcaaaatgacaAAGATCAAAGTTGACATCATAAATATGTAGATAAAATCACCCAAAAGGCAATGACACCTTaagagtaaaaaaaaattatgtgatcTTTATGCAAAATGGAAAACACTTATATTTATCTGATTGAACATGAGAAAAGCTAAGCCACTTGTTGTATGGAAACCAGGCAGCATGATCTTTAAAGAAAAGCATTCCAGCCAACATCATGTGAAACGGAACAATTAGATTATCTTCTGATGAATGTATTCAAACGCTACCAAGTGGTTAGGCTCTCCAAAGACATGGCAAACAATAAGCACAGCAAAAGCAGACCTGTGCTTCAAGCTTATTAGGAATGGTTTCAAATGCCAGCAAATCTGGGCCAGCATCTACAAGAACTTGCAATCGTCGCCTGTGAAATTCTTTCAGTTTCTCCAAGTTCATATCTGGTCCATAATGCCCACTGCCATGCTTAGACAAGATGTCCATTAGACATTCAGACATATGTTTAAACAAACTAATAAAAGAAGAATAAACAAACAGATTCTCATTTTCTGTTCAAAAGTTCTTGTAGCCTATATTTCTATGAAAGTAACAAGATATTGCATTTTCTTCCTTATCGCATGGAAGTTAGATGCTCTCTTGGTGATTCTGAACAGTGGATGTAACTAGGACATCATGCTTCCATACTCGATTTCAACCCAGAATCCATCTTTAACACAGGCGGGAAAGGGAGGCATCTACCAACTGGGAGAAGTCCACTTGCAACCCCATAAACATCCAGAGCATGGATCTAAAGCTTGTAGCATGCTGGTTTAGGAAACATGCACATATAGGACTTCATGCATGGGGTTCGGATGGATCCACAACTACATCattcatgttcaaagaccctcagACCTGGGTTTGATGTGATAGCCTATGCCCCTTGGTCTGCACCCCATGTGATCATTAGTTTTTTGCAATAATGAAAAAGACAATATTGGAAAGGTAGCAAACCTGGACCTATAAACAGAAAAAACTAACAAGACCATCTCAAGCTTTTGTAGTGTTCACAAGCAGATAAATTGACCTTAAAACATCACTTTAAGTCAATCTATCAGTGTCCATCACATAATCACAAGTGCATCTTAACTGGTATGCATGAAGTTTTGCAACCCTTCCCTCCTACTCCGATCCAAATGTATGTCTTTGCTCCATCCttgatcatcagtgaaggtaattGAACATGCTTGTGCAAGAATAGTTATGTGTAGATCACAAAAGAGCACTCTTATCTATCCAAAGACCACAGGATAATTAACTAAAGTAGTCACAGCAACTCATATGTTCTATAACAGATACCTATATTCTGAACCATCTGCAAGATAAGCTCCATAGCTCCCAATTGAAGCTGCCACCAAAGCACGAATATAGTAGTTGTCAGCATTGAGTTTCCAAAAATTATCTCGGGCTTCAAGGGCCAGTTTGACACTTTGTTGAAGTAACAACTCTCCTTCTTCAATGGAGAAACCTTTGGACAAAAATCCAGGAATTGTCGCCTGTAACAGAAGAAGGGGCAAAAGGAACCAATGACCACAAAATAGAAAATATCAGATATACAGATGGACTAACTATTGTTCTTTGAAAAACTATGAAGGAGGTTTTGGAAGAAAATGAATGATGGAACAAATTGATCTGTCTCCAAACACACAGAACTATAAAGCCCAACATTTATCTAGATGAATATTCCAATAAACGAGAAATGGATCTACTGAGCACAAGAGAACTGATTCAATAGGTATATTGTCCTAGATACAGAAATTCAACTCAAGTTTCAATGCAGTCCTTGTGCTCCTCAAATCCTAGGAAATACAAGTTGGATTTGTCCACCTGTCCAAAAAAActactaaaagaaaataaatagaaAACACATAGGGATACTGAGAAGAGGTTCTGTTCTACCTCCTAGTAAGTCATGATATTGAAAGATGAGAATTAAAACAAAAGGACATCATAGTTTTCCTTTGTTAGGAAGCTTTGAAGGGAACTGAAGCTGCCCTTCTATGCATGATGATCCATTCCAAAGCATATACCTGTTCTAGTGCATGTGCCATATACAGGTAGATGACAAGTGAGTACTTGAATGTTGTCTCAGGTtgtaatttgctatgaattgcTTTAGGGGTCAACTACTCATACTTTCTAAATTTAATTTTGTTGGGATGCTTTCTTCTGTTTATTTCTTTTGTTAAACCAAGTCTAAACATTCAGTTGTCGACAGACAAACATTTCATAAAACTGATGAAAATGGAGATACATGTTAACAGACTGCAGTTTGGTAAGTCAGCTGATACTAAGGAAAGACATTAGAGAATCGCTGATCTCTCTACAGGAGATCAGTTAACAGATGCTATTACTGGTCATGCAGTTTTGAGCCTACTGTTTAGGATGATAGACAAGAAGAACAATTCAAGATGAAGCAACCGGTTCTTTAGGAAGTCCTGTATATACCTGAAGAACACGGACAGACCACAGGATACTGAACTATGCAAGACGTAAGGGAAGAAAAATCTGCAGGCAccaaatttgggaagattaatagAAACAGATAGTTAGAAGGTCTATTTTGAAGGTCTTTTATTGGCTGATACCTAAAAGAAATTTTTAAGGGAATGTAACAGATTGGTTTCTTTTTGAGACAGTAAAGCCTTTTATTCTTGGGAGTGTTACTTTTAATGATCATAAAGGTAAAAGCATGTCATTCATTAAATATCGTAAGTATAATTACAGAAAGAAAGCCCAAACTTTCCAACATAAATTTTGCCATGCCATTCAAATATGAAAAGTCTGCAAGGATTATGAACATTTGCAGGCACCTTTCAGAATTAATGTGAACTCCTTAAGTTGTTTATGAGAATTATTCACAATTCTTTTGactatatgaaatatattttattataattttagtaACTTATTTAAGACTATCAGAGGGACAGGACACCGGATTGCATTCATAAATTTAATAAAAGTTACTAGATACTGGTCAAAATCATGGCCATAAAGGCCTGCATTGTGCTTGCACTCCATAAACATATTACTTTTGACTTTCATCTTGAGTGAAATATTGTTGTGCTTCTTCATTTAGACAATAAAAACAACAGTAAATACATATAACTATATTATCCTAAGAATATATACATTGACACTGTAATAAACTACTCATTTTGCAGGGGATCTCATGTTCTCCACTGATCAGTAACCAAGTAAAGTCATTCATATCGGCCATGGCATTCATATGATCATGTGTCTGACTAACAAATGAGAATCATCTTTGCCTACATATTTTAATGCAATATAAGATGAATTTTGTTGATATATATTACCCACTAGAATATAGGCATTGAGTTGTCTGATTAGAATACCAAAAGTTATTTTGTACAATCACATACCTGATAAGATGATGTCACCAGTATATCAGCACCTGCTTCAAGGTACTGAAGATGAACCTGCATGTGGTTTAAGTGCAAAATGGTTAACTGCATGATGAGAATATCTTTGAAAAATGGAGAGCTAACTTAAGGGAACAAATAGTATTACTTAGAGCAGAAAAGGAACTGCCAAAGACTTTTGGTGACATATAGCTAGAACAATAAGACATTAATttcataatatgtttttcatgttaTTTCATGTTCTATATGTCATTTAGAATAATCACATAGCACGATTGTTCTTTGGAATTGCAATTTGATTTGTCTACAAAGTACTTTTGCAACAGGTAAGTGTCATGTTTTCTTCATCAGCATAATTGGTTATGGTAGTGACAAGATGAGCTATGCACTGCAAAACATTATTCATGTCAGAATGCTAATGGTAATCTGTTCAGCTGTTGTGGATCACTTTGCTTCAGAGCTGTAAATGAGTCTGTTGACAAGTTGGATGAATGCTTGATCATGCACCTTAATACATTTTCTGGTGTAAGCATGCCTAAAGATGATTCTGCCAGTAGCCAGTAATAGAAGAAGAATGGGAGTTTTGGGATGTCAAGCTAGTAAAGAAGCTGAATTTTCTTCTTGTACTACTCTCTTTTTGGATTTATTCCTCGACTTTCTTGCATATCTCACAATTCTCTTTTGTCTCTTTGTTTAACTATGCTGTATCAGGCTATCAGCTTCATGGTAGAGCTAGAAGGTTATAAGCTTCAGAAAATTACTTATTACAAACTATATAGAAGACACATATTTGTTTGATTATGTCATAAAGCAGGTAACATCTGACAAGTTCCTCAAAAGTACGTGTTTCAACAGCACTGATGGAATGCCATATTTCATGTCTTTTACATATATCCTAATTGATATTTTTTGAATTGATACTTTTCAGTTTTCCAAATAAAGATGCAACCATCAAAGATTAGCTGGTATATGTCACATTAGAAAGGGCTTGAGATTCAGGCTTCAAAGGAGTCAAGTCAAGACTTGAAAAGAAATAGGACATGTATTGTGACTTTGTGAGATTGATGACTGACCACCAGCATATTCATGGTGTTCCTCTCCAGATCTAAAAATCATTTAttcatttatcaaagttcttctTCACCATAGTAGGCTCTCCATAATACTAAGGTTTCAAATTTCACTTTCAATTAAAATGGCATATACTTTTAGTCTTTTCTTGCGTGGATGGGTTATCTACTGTTGTTACACTGAGGCCGTCGACTAACGAGTCAGCTCGGCTTGGTTCAACGTCGAAAGTGCAGGTCCTTCCTAGGGAGCTGACGTGGAGAATTGTTGTAGAGAGCTGGCCTGCACGGAGCTGGCGGGAGGCACTGGCGTAGAGAGCTGGCATTAGGTGCCAACGTAGAGAGCCGGCATGGGGCGCTGGCGTAGAGAGTTGGCGCGAGGCACCGGCATAGAGAGCTTCCCGCCTGTGGGGGGAACGAACTGGTCTGGGAGGGCAGACCGCCTTGCCCATGAGGGAGTCGTCTTGTAGTGCCTCCTCAGTTGCGCTGGGGATCCTACACGACAAGTCAGCGCCAAGGGATGTCCCGACGTGTCCCCTCTGATGCTTAAGTCAGAAAGATGGGGAAGAAGAGAGTTAGCAATACTTAGAGAGTGTGGTGTTCACCCCTTGCCCTTGTTTGGCTTGGGACTAGGTTTTTATACCTGGGCGCCTGGCGACGAGGACGGGGATTGGTGAGGTCCCCCCTACCCTGTTTGTCAAGGGCCATTAATGGAGGCGGCTTACCAGCGCGTCGTCCCAAGGCCGACGTTGATGTTGGGCGGTTGGGATGGCGATCCCTGTACGAACTTTTACCCGCTTTGAGTCAGGCAAGGAGTGGTCCTTCCTTCGGTCGTCCGGAAGGGAGGTGTGGGGGAGGCGAGCCATGCCGTCGGCCATTAATGCGGGGGCATGGCCCTTTCAGCGAGGAGTGGTCCTTGCGGGCTTTTTTCGGGAAGCTGGGACCAGTAGGGATCGTGGGTTGGTCCCTTGTCGGCGACTGCAGGGAGTTGGTGGGAGCTCCTATACTTTTGCTTAAATGGCCTGCTCGACCCAAGTGGCAGGATGAGTTGATAATGTTAGTACTTTCCCTATCACCTACATAATTACAGTTTATGTGAGTATGCTGAGAACAGCGAAAAATGGACTTATACTTGCCTGACATCAAAATCAAATCCAGATTTTGAAAAACAGATGTATGCCTATGTTGCAAATGAAAATAGGATTTCCTCATGTTGATAGTCAACATGATACGGGGAGAGACCTTGTTATACTCAAATAGGAAATGATCTGACGTGGCCTTTTAGTTGCCAAATGTGATCAATCGTTCATGAACAAATAAAAAGAAGCTTTTTCTTTTCCTATATCTTGCTCATCTCCTTGCGCTTTGCTCCATGATACTATTTCTTCTTCGATCTGATATGTGTATACATTTATACCTCTAACAAATATTGAATATTATATGAGACACCAATATATCAAAATGCTAGTTGCACCTAGCAGTGTTTGCCGTTAGCGACGCCAATCGGGTATATGTCACATACTTTAGATACCCAATACTTCAAATCTTGCAACTTCCCAAATTTTGGTATGTCCAATACAAACGCATCAACATGTTCCTCCCGGGGATTATGTAGCGAACCTTCTCGTAGAACCTCGATACAAAATTTTGGTATGTCCCTCCCCCCCCCGGGGATTGTGTAGCCAACCTTCTCCTAAAACCTCGATACATATTTAATATCCAAAATCACCATGAACGCCATCTATTGTCCCCAGAAAATAACGGATCTGGCATCTTCATCGTTCCCAACTTGCAGCAACAAACGTTAATTAGCGAGGGATTATAACCTAAGCTTAAACCAATCCGGTGCATCAGAAATAAGCAAGGTATCACCTGTTTGATGAGGTGGGGATCTGAGATGAGGCAGCGGGCGCTCCAGAGGGGACCGTTGATGTCGGCGCCGAGCGCCTCCAGCTGCGTCGCGAGGCCTCCGTCGATTACGGCGACACCGCAGTTCCTCTCGATCAGCTCCTCGACCAGACCCGTCCTGGACCccatcttcctcctctccctcttcctcttcgaAACCCTCCAGCGCTAAACCAAGCGGCGGTCTCTCAAAGGACGGATGAACTGAGTCGATGACGTTCTActgacaaaattataaatatgatattttatgaaatacTCATGTAACGCTAAAatatgtctgtatctttttattttatttatattttacagGGGATTGATAGTAGACTTAGCAGTTTTGATCGATTTTGGTGGTCACTTCAGACTTGTAATTTTATACGAAGGTTATGTTATGAGGACGCTTATAAGCATTTTGATATGTAATAAATCATTTTGAATCATTTATTATATGAATGGCAATTATACTTGATAGTGCTCAAGGCCGAACAATATGTTAAGGCGGCTTCATATGTGGTTAAGTCTTAATTAAAGTGGTTTGGAgtttaattaagttagttttggatCGTAACCATGTCAAATTAATTAGAAATCCATTAAACTTGAATCAGGAAATTGAGCCTATTGAAATGTCAATTCAGTGACCTGGGATTAGGTAGGCAATGATACCGCTAGGCCCAAGTGGTGATACCGCTTGTGAGTTAGAAAGCATATATTGTACTTTTTCCAAAAATCTTGATGGTAGTATTGCTAGTGTCAACAGTAGTACCGCCTAAGTcaacggtagtaccgcctaagcaagtgatggtaccacaagAGCCCAGGTTCTCAAGCTCTGTACGACtgtagtaccgccagtacctcgaaaatccgagaattaaaatttttgactccatttttaaagtcatttgagatcagtaaatacctcactcatgctTACTTGGTGAAAGCATGAAAATCTTGTGATTTGAAgtgtgtaaactctcttgaaagGTGTTGAGTCTCATTCTCTTAAGTTTAGAAGTCATTGTAAGGGCGGTGTGAAGTTTTCTTGtaaaagagaggagtgaaggttctctcctaggcctataaaaagaagaaagggttgaaataagggtagttgatcttcatccattgaaaagaagatcagtagtgaaaaccAATAGCCTCGAGGGaaaaggaatcggaagtggatgtagatccggacgaccgaaccactataaatcgatttgcatttcttCT is a window from the Musa acuminata AAA Group cultivar baxijiao chromosome BXJ2-1, Cavendish_Baxijiao_AAA, whole genome shotgun sequence genome containing:
- the LOC135584993 gene encoding homocysteine S-methyltransferase 1-like; protein product: MGSRTGLVEELIERNCGVAVIDGGLATQLEALGADINGPLWSARCLISDPHLIKQVHLQYLEAGADILVTSSYQATIPGFLSKGFSIEEGELLLQQSVKLALEARDNFWKLNADNYYIRALVAASIGSYGAYLADGSEYSGHYGPDMNLEKLKEFHRRRLQVLVDAGPDLLAFETIPNKLEAQALAELLDEENIQIPSWICFSSVDGEHMSSGEDFKECLDILNRNEKVNIVGINCASPQFIENLILKFKKLTNKLLAVYPNSGEVWDGRAKRWLQPERVGEKSFEFLAKRWHECGASLIGGCCRTTPCTIRSISKLLKNMS